A single region of the Selenomonas sp. oral taxon 920 genome encodes:
- the modB gene encoding molybdate ABC transporter permease subunit: MTDETLSPLIISLEVAGLATVITFFVGIALAYGVLQIRSRLAGTIADAVITLPLVLPPTVVGFFLLLFFGKRSTIGSFLLSIDLPLVFTWRAAVIAAVIVSLPLMYRTARGAFEAIDQSMIHAAQTLSVNNWRIFWRIILPNARHGILAGLVLSFARALGEFGATIMFAGNIPGRTQTMSTAIYAAVQANDYNLAFRWAIIISLFSLFFIGAMNLYLKREVRE; the protein is encoded by the coding sequence ATGACGGACGAAACGCTATCCCCGCTCATCATCTCGCTTGAGGTCGCGGGTCTTGCGACGGTCATCACCTTCTTCGTCGGCATTGCTCTAGCCTACGGTGTCCTGCAGATCCGCAGCCGCCTCGCGGGCACGATCGCCGACGCCGTGATTACCCTGCCGCTCGTTCTGCCGCCGACCGTCGTCGGATTCTTCCTCCTGCTCTTCTTCGGAAAGCGCAGTACGATTGGAAGTTTCCTCCTGTCAATCGACCTGCCGCTCGTCTTTACTTGGCGCGCGGCGGTCATCGCGGCGGTCATCGTGAGCCTCCCGCTCATGTACCGCACGGCACGCGGTGCATTCGAGGCGATTGACCAGAGCATGATCCACGCGGCGCAGACACTCAGCGTCAACAACTGGCGCATCTTCTGGCGTATCATTCTGCCGAATGCACGGCACGGCATCCTCGCGGGGCTCGTCCTCTCGTTTGCCCGCGCACTCGGTGAGTTCGGCGCAACCATCATGTTCGCGGGCAATATTCCGGGACGTACGCAGACCATGTCCACTGCCATCTATGCGGCGGTACAGGCGAACGACTACAACCTCGCCTTTCGCTGGGCGATCATCATCTCCCTGTTCTCACTCTTCTTTATCGGAGCGATGAACCTGTACCTCAAACGGGAGGTGCGTGAATGA
- a CDS encoding sulfate/molybdate ABC transporter ATP-binding protein, protein MKLVVNIKKRLRDFTLAANFTLTDTTLALLGASGSGKSMTLKCIAGLERPDCGQIVLNERILFDSEKGINLPPQARNVGYLFQNYALFPNMTVRENIIFALDGTREEKERIFKENVARFSLEGLENAYPAGLSGGQQQRVAFARILARGADVLLLDEPLSALDTHLKWQIELALREILAMQDISAILVTHDRDEAFRIAQEIATVDRGQLTPPTDKHELFRNPGTRAATTLTGCKNISAAHRVDEHHVEAIDWGITLRVANAATDVRHIAVRAHYLVLASENDVDALPAHIAEVIESTFTYIVMLRFADGAMPIRWEIDKATWHAHEGGIGDILYFNFPVEELMLLRD, encoded by the coding sequence ATGAAGCTCGTCGTCAACATCAAAAAACGCCTGCGTGACTTCACTCTTGCGGCAAACTTTACGCTCACGGACACGACCCTCGCCCTCCTCGGCGCATCGGGCAGCGGCAAGAGCATGACGCTCAAGTGCATCGCGGGGCTCGAGCGTCCCGACTGCGGACAGATTGTCCTGAACGAGCGCATCCTCTTTGACAGTGAAAAGGGCATCAACCTCCCGCCGCAGGCGCGGAACGTCGGCTACCTCTTTCAGAACTACGCCCTCTTTCCGAACATGACCGTACGCGAGAACATCATCTTTGCGCTGGACGGCACGCGTGAGGAAAAGGAGCGTATCTTCAAAGAGAACGTCGCACGGTTCTCGCTGGAAGGGCTGGAAAACGCCTATCCTGCGGGGCTCTCGGGCGGACAGCAGCAGCGCGTCGCCTTCGCACGTATCCTCGCACGCGGCGCGGATGTGCTGCTCCTCGACGAGCCGCTCTCCGCGCTCGACACTCACCTCAAGTGGCAGATCGAGCTTGCACTGCGCGAAATCCTCGCCATGCAGGACATCTCGGCGATCCTCGTCACACATGACCGCGACGAGGCATTCCGTATCGCACAGGAGATCGCGACCGTCGATCGTGGGCAGCTCACGCCGCCGACGGATAAGCACGAACTCTTTCGAAATCCCGGCACGCGTGCCGCGACCACACTCACGGGCTGCAAGAACATCTCTGCCGCTCACCGTGTAGACGAGCACCACGTCGAGGCGATCGACTGGGGCATCACGCTCCGCGTCGCAAATGCGGCGACGGACGTGCGCCACATCGCCGTCCGCGCGCACTATCTTGTGCTTGCGTCAGAGAACGATGTGGATGCGCTCCCTGCACACATCGCCGAGGTCATCGAGAGCACCTTTACCTACATCGTCATGCTGCGCTTTGCAGATGGAGCGATGCCCATCCGCTGGGAAATCGACAAAGCAACGTGGCACGCGCACGAAGGCGGCATCGGCGATATATTGTATTTCAACTTCCCCGTCGAGGAGCTTATGCTTCTGAGGGACTAA